From a region of the Zingiber officinale cultivar Zhangliang chromosome 10B, Zo_v1.1, whole genome shotgun sequence genome:
- the LOC122029389 gene encoding cytochrome P450 CYP72A219-like: MELWFAVCGGLAALLVAAWAVRMLNWAFWKPRRLDRALRSQGLKGSSYRPISGDLKDFVRLTEEARGKPMPFSHAILPRVSPFFERAAEAHGKQNKVTFHWMGPNPRAVIADPDQIREVLADKTGEIGKATTSHLFKYFIGGVLIQEGEKWAKHRKILNPAFHIEKLKRMLPVFFACCDVLVNRWDEMAAKGEEIDVFDEFQSLTGDVISRSAFGSNFEEGRKIFQLHNEQTVLIAGSLPYAHIPGYRFLPTRTNTRMKAIDKEVKGILLSIIKKREESMKLGTANNDDLLDLLLESNLQHLREHGNAGLTTDEVVDECKLFYFAGQETTSLLLTWMMVVLSMHQDWQERAREEVLRAFGKEKPTFDSLSHLKTVTMILNEVLRLYSPAAGIQRQVLKSTKIGGVVYPPGVVLFLSILQVHHDPDLWGKDVDEFKPERFAEGMYMASEKNAFFPFGSGHRICIGQNFALLEAKLALCLILQRFSFDLSPSYAHAPDFVLTLKPQHGAPIRLRRI; this comes from the exons ATGGAACTGTGGTTCGCCGTGTGCGGCGGCCTGGCCGCGCTGCTGGTGGCTGCCTGGGCAGTCAGGATGCTGAACTGGGCGTTCTGGAAGCCGCGCCGCCTAGACCGCGCGCTCCGGTCGCAGGGACTCAAGGGCTCCTCCTACCGTCCCATCAGCGGCGATCTCAAGGATTTTGTCCGGCTTACCGAGGAGGCCCGCGGCAAGCCCATGCCCTTCTCCCACGCCATCTTGCCTCGCGTTTCTCCCTTCTTCGAACGCGCCGCTGAAGCACACG gaAAGCAGAACAAGGTAACTTTTCATTGGATGGGACCTAATCCGAGAGCGGTCATCGCGGATCCTGATCAAATCAGAGAAGTTTTGGCCGACAAGACCGGCGAGATCGGGAAGGCAACCACCAGTCATCTGTTTAAGTACTTTATCGGAGGCGTGCTAATTCAGGAAGGTGAGAAATGGGCCAAGCACAGGAAGATATTGAACCCCGCTTTCCATATAGAGAAGCTCAAG CGCATGCTGCCTGTTTTCTTTGCTTGTTGTGATGTGCTGGTCAACCGATGGGATGAGATGGCGGCGAAAGGTGAAGAGATAGATGTTTTCGACGAATTCCAGAGCCTCACCGGCGATGTCATTTCCCGGAGTGCTTTCGGTAGCAATTTTGAGGAAGGAAGGAAAATTTTCCAGCTTCATAATGAGCAAACTGTGCTCATCGCTGGCAGTCTCCCTTATGCACATATACCGGGCTACAG GTTTTTGCCCACCCGAACGAACACTAGAATGAAAGCAATCGACAAAGAGGTGAAAGGGATTCTATTGAGCATAATCAAGAAGAGGGAGGAGAGTATGAAATTAGGCACCGCAAACAACGATGACCTTCTTGACTTGTTACTGGAATCCAATCTGCAACACCTCCGAGAACACGGGAACGCCGGGTTGACGACGGACGAGGTGGTGGATGAATGCAAGCTGTTCTACTTCGCCGGACAAGAGACTACGTCCCTTTTGCTAACGTGGATGATGGTTGTGCTGAGCATGCATCAAGATTGGCAAGAACGGGCTCGCGAAGAGGTTCTGCGAGCCTTTGGGAAAGAGAAACCTACTTTCGATAGCTTGAGCCACCTGAAGACC GTGACGATGATTCTGAACGAGGTTCTGCGACTCTACTCGCCGGCAGCCGGCATACAGCGGCAGGTCCTCAAGAGCACAAAAATTGGGGGCGTAGTGTACCCTCCAGGCGTTGTGCTCTTCTTGTCCATCCTTCAGGTTCACCATGATCCAGACTTGTGGGGCAAAGACGTCGACGAGTTCAAGCCGGAGAGATTCGCGGAGGGCATGTACATGGCGTCAGAGAAGAATGCCTTCTTCCCCTTCGGTAGCGGCCACCGGATCTGCATAGGCCAGAACTTCGCGTTGCTGGAAGCCAAGCTGGCACTATGTTTGATCCTTCAACGCTTCTCCTTTGACCTCTCCCCGTCCTACGCTCATGCTCCCGACTTTGTTCTCACTCTCAAGCCTCAGCATGGGGCTCCTATCAGACTGCGTAGGATTTGA
- the LOC122029960 gene encoding cytochrome P450 CYP72A219-like, translating to MPSLSITISIEERRSFIPIFSISQIIFFFQVLLLSCSLADMELWFAVCGGLAALLVAAWAVRMLNWAFWKPRRLDHLLRSQGLKGSSYRPISGDLKDFVRLTEEARAKPMPFSHAIFPRVSPFLQRATEAHGKENKVTFHWMGTKPRALIADPDQIREVLADKTGEIGKANTSHLFKYFLTGVLGQEGEKWAKHRKILNPAFHIEKLKRMLPAFSACCDELVNRWDETAAKGEEIDVFVEFQSLTGDVISRSAFGSNFEEGRKIFQLHNEQTLFIAGSLPYAHIPGYRFLPTRMNTRMKAIDKEVKGILLSIIKKREESMKLGTANNDDLLDLLLESNLQHLREHGNAGLTTDEVVDECKLFYFAGQETTSLLLTWTMVVLSMHQDWQERAREEVLQAFRKEKPTFDGLSHLKTVTMILYEVLRLYPPVLGIPRQVLKSTKIGNVVYPPGVLLYLSILQVHHDPDLWGKDVDEFKPERFAEGMYKASEKNAFFPFGSGHRICIGQNFALLEAKLALCLILQRFSFDLSPSYTHAPNFVLTLKPQHGAPIRLRRI from the exons ATGCCATCTCTATCCATCACGATCAGTATCGAAGAAAGAAGGAGCTTCATTCCGATCTTCTCAATTTcacaaatcatttttttttttcaagtcttGCTTTTGAGTTGCAGCCTTGCAGACATGGAACTGTGGTTCGCCGTGTGCGGCGGCCTGGCCGCGCTGCTGGTGGCTGCCTGGGCAGTCAGGATGCTGAACTGGGCGTTCTGGAAGCCGCGCCGCCTAGACCACCTGCTCCGGTCGCAGGGACTCAAGGGCTCCTCCTACCGTCCCATCAGCGGCGATCTCAAGGATTTTGTCCGGCTTACCGAGGAGGCCCGCGCCAAGCCCATGCCCTTCTCCCACGCCATCTTCCCTCGCGTTTCTCCCTTCTTGCAACGCGCAACTGAAGCACACG gAAAGGAGAACAAGGTAACTTTCCATTGGATGGGAACTAAGCCGAGAGCGCTCATCGCGGATCCTGATCAAATCAGAGAAGTTTTGGCCGACAAGACCGGCGAGATCGGGAAGGCAAACACCAGTCATCTGTTTAAGTACTTTCTCACAGGCGTGCTGGGTCAGGAAGGTGAGAAATGGGCCAAGCACAGGAAGATATTGAACCCCGCTTTCCATATAGAGAAGCTCAAG CGCATGCTGCCTGCTTTCTCTGCTTGTTGTGATGAGTTGGTCAACCGATGGGATGAGACGGCGGCGAAAGGTGAAGAGATAGATGTTTTCGTCGAATTCCAGAGCCTCACCGGCGATGTCATTTCCCGGAGTGCTTTCGGTAGCAATTTTGAGGAAGGAAGGAAAATTTTCCAGCTTCATAATGAGCAAACTTTGTTCATCGCCGGCAGTCTCCCTTATGCACATATACCGGGCTACAG GTTTTTGCCCACCCGAATGAACACTAGAATGAAAGCAATCGACAAAGAGGTGAAAGGGATTCTATTGAGCATAATCAAGAAGAGGGAGGAGAGTATGAAATTGGGCACCGCAAACAACGATGACCTTCTTGACTTGTTACTGGAGTCCAATCTGCAACACCTCCGAGAACATGGGAACGCCGGGTTGACGACGGACGAGGTGGTGGATGAATGCAAACTGTTCTACTTCGCAGGACAAGAGACTACGTCCCTTTTGCTAACGTGGACGATGGTTGTGCTGAGCATGCATCAAGATTGGCAAGAACGGGCTCGCGAAGAGGTTCTGCAAGCCTTTAGGAAAGAGAAACCTACTTTCGATGGCTTGAGCCACTTGAAGACC GTGACGATGATTCTGTACGAGGTTCTGCGACTCTACCCGCCGGTACTCGGCATACCGCGCCAGGTCCTCAAGAGCACAAAAATTGGGAACGTAGTGTACCCTCCAGGCGTCCTGCTCTACCTGTCCATCCTTCAGGTTCACCATGATCCAGACTTGTGGGGCAAAGACGTCGACGAGTTCAAGCCGGAGAGATTCGCGGAGGGCATGTACAAGGCGTCAGAGAAGAATGCCTTCTTCCCCTTCGGTAGCGGCCACCGGATCTGCATAGGCCAGAACTTCGCGTTGCTGGAAGCCAAGCTGGCACTATGTTTGATCCTTCAACGCTTCTCCTTTGACCTCTCGCCGTCCTACACTCATGCTCCCAACTTTGTTCTCACTCTCAAGCCTCAGCATGGGGCTCCTATCAGACTGCGTAGGATTTGA